The following are from one region of the Escherichia sp. E4742 genome:
- the msbA gene encoding lipid A ABC transporter ATP-binding protein/permease MsbA produces the protein MHNDKDLSTWQTFRRLWPTIAPFKAGLIVAGIALILNAASDTFMLSLLKPLLDDGFGKTDRSVLMWMPLVVIGLMILRGITSYISSYCISWVSGKVVMTMRRRLFGHMMGMPVSFFDKQSTGTLLSRITYDSEQVASSSSGALITVVREGASIIGLFAMMFYYSWQLSIILIVLAPIVSIAIRIVSKRFRSISKNMQNTMGQVTTSAEQMLKGHKEVLIFGGQEVETKRFDKVSNKMRLQGMKMVSASSISDPIIQLIASLALAFVLYAASFPSVMDSLTAGTITVVFSSMIALMRPLKSLTNVNAQFQRGMAACQTLFTILDSEQEKDEGKREIERATGDVEFRNVTFTYPGREVPALRNINLKIPAGKTVALVGRSGSGKSTIASLITRFYDIDEGEILMDGHDLREYTLASLRNQVALVSQNVHLFNDTVANNIAYARTEQYSREQIEEAARMAYAMDFINKMDNGLDTVIGENGVLLSGGQRQRIAIARALLRDSPILILDEATSALDTESERAIQAALDELQKNRTSLVIAHRLSTIEKADEIVVVEDGIIVERGTHNDLLEHRGVYAQLHKMQFGQ, from the coding sequence ATGCATAACGACAAAGATCTCTCTACGTGGCAGACATTCCGCCGACTGTGGCCAACCATTGCGCCTTTTAAAGCGGGTCTGATCGTGGCGGGCATAGCGTTAATTCTCAACGCAGCCAGCGATACCTTCATGTTATCGCTCCTTAAGCCGCTTCTCGATGATGGCTTTGGTAAAACAGATCGCTCCGTGCTGATGTGGATGCCGCTGGTAGTTATCGGCCTGATGATTTTACGTGGTATCACCAGTTATATCTCCAGCTACTGTATCTCCTGGGTATCAGGAAAAGTGGTCATGACCATGCGTCGACGTCTGTTCGGCCACATGATGGGCATGCCAGTGTCATTTTTTGACAAACAGTCAACCGGGACACTGCTTTCACGTATTACTTACGATTCTGAACAGGTTGCTTCGTCGTCTTCCGGCGCGTTGATTACGGTGGTGCGTGAAGGTGCTTCCATTATCGGTCTGTTCGCCATGATGTTCTATTACAGCTGGCAGTTGTCGATCATTTTGATTGTGCTGGCACCGATCGTCTCGATTGCGATTCGTATCGTATCGAAGCGTTTTCGCAGCATCAGTAAAAACATGCAGAACACTATGGGGCAGGTGACCACCAGTGCTGAACAGATGCTGAAAGGCCACAAAGAAGTATTGATTTTTGGCGGCCAGGAAGTAGAAACAAAGCGTTTTGATAAGGTCAGCAACAAGATGCGTTTGCAGGGGATGAAGATGGTTTCTGCTTCTTCCATCTCTGACCCGATCATTCAGCTGATCGCCTCTCTGGCGCTGGCATTTGTTCTCTACGCTGCGAGCTTCCCAAGCGTGATGGATAGCCTGACTGCCGGTACGATTACTGTCGTCTTCTCTTCGATGATTGCACTGATGCGTCCGCTGAAATCGCTGACCAACGTTAACGCCCAGTTCCAACGCGGGATGGCAGCATGTCAGACGCTGTTTACCATTCTGGATAGTGAACAGGAGAAAGACGAAGGTAAACGCGAGATTGAGCGAGCTACTGGCGACGTCGAATTCCGTAATGTCACTTTTACCTATCCGGGGCGTGAAGTCCCTGCGCTGCGTAATATCAACCTGAAGATCCCGGCAGGGAAAACAGTGGCTCTGGTAGGGCGTTCGGGGTCGGGTAAATCGACCATCGCCAGCCTGATCACCCGTTTTTATGATATCGATGAAGGCGAGATCCTGATGGATGGTCACGATCTGCGCGAGTACACACTGGCGTCTTTACGTAACCAGGTTGCTCTGGTGTCGCAGAATGTCCATCTGTTTAATGACACGGTTGCCAACAACATTGCTTACGCCCGCACTGAACAGTACAGCCGTGAGCAGATTGAAGAAGCGGCACGTATGGCCTACGCCATGGACTTTATCAATAAGATGGATAACGGTCTTGATACGGTGATTGGTGAAAACGGCGTGTTGCTTTCTGGCGGTCAGCGCCAGCGTATTGCCATTGCCCGTGCCTTGCTGCGTGATAGCCCAATTCTGATTCTGGATGAAGCCACCTCGGCGCTGGACACCGAATCCGAACGCGCGATTCAGGCTGCGCTGGACGAGTTGCAGAAAAACCGTACCTCACTGGTGATTGCCCACCGCTTGTCTACCATTGAAAAGGCTGACGAAATTGTGGTCGTCGAGGACGGGATCATTGTGGAACGCGGTACGCATAACGATTTGCTTGAGCACCGTGGAGTCTACGCGCAACTTCATAAAATGCAGTTTGGCCAATGA
- a CDS encoding YcbJ family phosphotransferase, giving the protein MEQLRAELSHLLGERLSRIECVNEKADTTLWALYDSQGNPMPLMARSFSTPGQARQLAWKTTMLARSGTVRMPTIYGVMTHEEHPGPDVLLLERMRGVSVEAPARTPERWEHLKDQIVEALLAWHRQDSRGCVGAVDNTQENFWPSWYRQHVEVLWTTLNQFNNTGLTMQDKRILFRTRECLPVLFEGFNDNCVLIHGNFCLRSMLKDSRSDQLLAMVGPGLMLWAPREYELFRLMDNTLAEDLLWSYLQRAPVAESFIWRRWLYVLWDEVAQLVNTGRFSRRNFDLASKSLLPWLA; this is encoded by the coding sequence ATGGAACAGCTGCGTGCCGAACTAAGCCATTTACTGGGCGAAAGATTGAGTCGTATAGAGTGTGTGAATGAAAAAGCAGACACAACTCTGTGGGCGTTGTATGACAGCCAGGGAAACCCGATGCCGCTCATGGCGCGAAGTTTTTCTACCCCGGGGCAGGCCAGACAGCTGGCATGGAAAACCACCATGCTGGCTCGGAGCGGGACTGTTCGCATGCCGACTATCTATGGCGTGATGACGCATGAAGAACATCCCGGTCCCGATGTCTTGTTGCTGGAGCGGATGCGCGGTGTTTCTGTGGAAGCTCCCGCAAGAACGCCAGAGCGCTGGGAACATCTGAAAGATCAAATTGTTGAAGCGTTGCTGGCCTGGCACCGTCAGGACAGCCGCGGATGTGTTGGCGCGGTTGACAATACTCAGGAAAATTTCTGGCCCTCATGGTATCGGCAACATGTTGAAGTGCTATGGACCACGCTCAATCAGTTCAATAACACCGGTCTAACGATGCAGGATAAGCGTATCCTGTTTCGCACCCGCGAATGTCTGCCGGTGTTGTTTGAAGGTTTTAACGATAATTGTGTGCTGATTCACGGCAATTTCTGTTTGCGTAGCATGCTGAAAGATTCCCGTAGCGATCAGCTCCTGGCGATGGTCGGACCGGGGTTAATGCTCTGGGCGCCGCGTGAGTATGAATTATTCCGGTTGATGGATAACACCCTGGCGGAAGATTTGCTCTGGAGTTACCTGCAACGCGCGCCAGTGGCGGAGTCTTTCATCTGGCGGCGTTGGCTGTATGTGTTATGGGATGAAGTTGCGCAACTGGTCAACACCGGACGATTTAGTCGGCGCAACTTCGATCTGGCATCAAAATCACTCTTGCCGTGGCTCGCCTGA
- the ycaQ gene encoding crosslink repair DNA glycosylase YcaQ, with amino-acid sequence MSLPHLSLADARNLHLAAQGLLNKPRRRASLEDIPATISRMSLLQIDTINIVARSPYLVLFSRLGNYPAQWLDESLACGELMEYWAHEACFMPRSDFRLIRHRMLAPEKMGWKYKDAWMQEHAAEIAQLIQHIHDKGPVRSADFEHPRKGASGWWEWKPHKRHLEGLFTAGKVMVIERRNFQRVYDLTHRVMPDWDDERDLVSQTEAEIIMLDNSARSLGIFREQWLADYYRLKRPALSAWREARAEQQQIIAVHVEKLGNLWLHADLLPLLERALAGKLTATHSAVLSPFDPVVWDRKRAEQLFDFSYRLECYTPAPKRQYGYFVLPLLHRGQLVGRMDSKMHRQTGIFEVLSLWLQDGVKPTVTLQKGLRQAITDFAHWQQATRVTIGRCPHGFFTDCRTGWEIDPDA; translated from the coding sequence ATGTCGCTGCCGCACCTCTCCCTTGCTGATGCGCGTAATCTTCACCTTGCCGCGCAAGGCCTGTTAAACAAACCCCGCCGTCGAGCGTCGTTGGAAGATATTCCGGCAACGATCTCCCGTATGTCTTTGCTGCAAATCGATACCATCAATATTGTTGCCCGTAGTCCATATCTGGTGCTTTTCAGTCGTCTGGGAAATTATCCTGCGCAGTGGCTGGATGAGTCTCTGGCGTGTGGCGAATTAATGGAATACTGGGCGCATGAAGCCTGCTTTATGCCGCGTAGCGATTTTCGTCTTATTCGCCACCGCATGCTGGCACCTGAAAAAATGGGCTGGAAATACAAAGATGCCTGGATGCAGGAACATGCGGCGGAAATTGCACAGTTAATTCAGCATATTCATGATAAGGGGCCGGTACGTTCAGCCGATTTTGAGCATCCTCGTAAAGGGGCGAGCGGCTGGTGGGAGTGGAAGCCGCATAAACGTCATCTGGAAGGGCTCTTTACCGCCGGAAAGGTGATGGTGATTGAACGGCGCAACTTCCAGCGCGTTTATGATTTAACCCACCGTGTCATGCCTGACTGGGATGATGAGCGCGATCTCGTTTCGCAAACAGAAGCGGAAATCATCATGCTGGATAACAGTGCGCGCAGCCTGGGAATATTTCGCGAACAGTGGCTGGCGGATTACTACCGGCTGAAACGTCCGGCGCTGTCGGCGTGGCGCGAAGCGAGGGCTGAACAGCAGCAAATCATTGCTGTGCATGTTGAAAAATTGGGTAATCTTTGGCTGCATGCTGATTTGCTGCCGCTACTCGAACGTGCGCTCGCCGGAAAGCTCACTGCAACGCACAGCGCGGTACTTTCGCCTTTTGATCCTGTTGTCTGGGATCGTAAACGGGCAGAGCAACTTTTTGATTTTAGCTACCGGCTGGAGTGCTACACGCCAGCGCCCAAACGCCAGTATGGTTATTTCGTTCTACCGTTATTGCATCGTGGGCAATTAGTTGGGCGAATGGATTCTAAGATGCATCGCCAGACTGGCATCTTTGAAGTGCTCTCTCTCTGGTTACAGGATGGGGTAAAACCAACAGTGACCCTTCAAAAAGGGCTGCGTCAGGCGATTACTGATTTTGCTCACTGGCAGCAGGCAACGCGAGTGACAATAGGGCGCTGCCCGCACGGTTTCTTTACCGATTGCCGCACCGGCTGGGAAATAGACCCCGACGCATAA
- the lpxK gene encoding tetraacyldisaccharide 4'-kinase: MIEKIWSGESPLWRLLLPLSWLYGLVSGAIRLCYKLKLKRAWRAPVPVVVVGNLTAGGNGKTPVVVWLVEQLQKRGIRVGVVSRGYGGKAESYPLLLSADTTTAQAGDEPVLIYQRTGAPVAVSPVRSDAVKAILAQYPDVQIIVTDDGLQHYRLARDVEIVVIDGVRRFGNGWWLPAGPMRERAGRLKSVDAVIVNGGVPRSGEIPMHLLPGQAVNLRTGTRCDVAQLEHVVAMAGIGHPPRFFATLKMCGVQPEKCVPLADHQSLNHADVSALVSAGQTLVMTEKDAVKCLAFAEENWWYLPVDAQLSGDEPAKLLAQLTSLASGN; encoded by the coding sequence ATGATCGAAAAAATCTGGTCTGGTGAATCTCCTTTGTGGCGGTTATTGCTGCCACTCTCCTGGTTGTATGGTCTGGTGAGTGGTGCTATCCGTCTTTGCTATAAACTAAAACTGAAGCGCGCCTGGCGTGCCCCTGTACCGGTTGTCGTGGTTGGTAATCTCACCGCAGGCGGCAACGGAAAAACTCCGGTGGTAGTCTGGCTGGTGGAACAACTACAAAAACGCGGTATTCGTGTTGGCGTAGTGTCCCGGGGCTATGGCGGTAAAGCCGAGTCGTATCCGCTGTTATTGTCGGCAGATACCACCACCGCACAGGCGGGCGATGAACCGGTGCTGATTTATCAGCGTACGGGTGCACCTGTTGCAGTTTCTCCTGTCCGTTCAGATGCGGTAAAAGCCATTCTTGCGCAATATCCCGATGTGCAGATTATCGTGACTGATGACGGTTTACAGCATTATCGTCTGGCGCGTGATGTGGAAATCGTCGTCATCGATGGCGTGCGTCGCTTTGGCAATGGCTGGTGGTTGCCGGCGGGGCCAATGCGCGAGCGCGCGGGGCGCTTAAAATCGGTTGATGCGGTAATCGTCAACGGCGGTGTCCCCCGCAGCGGTGAAATCCCCATGCATCTGCTGCCGGGTCAGGCGGTGAATTTACGTACCGGTACGCGTTGTGACGTTGCTCAGCTTGAACATGTGGTGGCGATGGCGGGGATTGGGCATCCGCCGCGCTTTTTTGCCACGCTGAAGATGTGCGGTGTACAACCGGAAAAATGTGTGCCGCTGGCCGATCATCAATCTTTGAATCATGCGGATGTTAGCGCGTTGGTAAGCGCCGGGCAAACGCTGGTAATGACTGAAAAAGATGCGGTGAAATGCCTGGCTTTTGCAGAAGAAAATTGGTGGTATTTGCCCGTTGACGCACAGCTTTCAGGTGATGAACCAGCAAAACTGCTTGCGCAACTAACTTCGCTGGCTTCTGGCAACTAG
- a CDS encoding ComEC family protein, producing the protein MKITTVSLCIICGIFPLLILPQLPGTLTLASLTVFVCVLALIPVKVVRYFTLTLLFFLWGVLAAKQILWAGENLTGATQDAVVEITATDGMTTHYGQITHLQGRRLFPAPGIALYGEYLPQSVCAGQRWSMKLKVRAVHGQLNDGGFDSQRYAIAQHQPLTGRFLQASVIEPGCSLRAQYLASLQTTLQPYSWQTVMLGLGMGERLSVSKEIKNIMRDTGTAHLMAISGLHIAFAALLAAGLIRGGQIFLPGRWIYWQMPLIGGVCCAAFYAWLTGMQPPALRTVVALATWGALKLSGRQWSGWDVWICCLAAILLMDPVAILSQSLWLSAAAVAALIFWYQWFPCPVWPLPPVLQSIVSLIHLQLGITLLLMPVQIVIFHGVSLTSFIANLFAIPLVTFISVPLILAAMVVHLSGPLILEQGIWFLADRSLALLFWGLKILPEGWISIAERWQWLSFSPWLLLVIWRLNAWQTLPAVCMAGGIIMCWPLWQKPRSDEWQVYMLDVGQGLAMVIARNGKAVLYDTGLAWPEGDSGQQLIIPWLRWHDLEPVGVILSHEHLDHRGGLDSILHAWPTLWVRSPLNWVHHQPCVRGEAWQWQGLQFSVHWPLQGSNEKGNNHSCVIKVDDGTHSILLTGDIEAPAEQKMLSHYWQQVQATLIQVPHHGSNTSSSVPLIQRVNGKMALASASRYNAWRLPSSKVKLRYQLQGYQWVDTPHQGQITVYFSAQGWRVSSLREQILPRWYHQWFGVPVDNG; encoded by the coding sequence ATGAAAATAACGACAGTTAGCCTGTGCATAATTTGCGGGATTTTTCCGCTGCTGATTTTGCCGCAGTTGCCTGGGACATTAACTCTCGCGAGTCTGACTGTATTCGTCTGCGTACTGGCATTGATTCCTGTTAAAGTCGTCCGTTATTTCACGCTGACATTGCTGTTTTTTCTTTGGGGCGTGTTGGCGGCGAAGCAAATTCTGTGGGCAGGAGAAAACTTAACTGGCGCGACGCAGGATGCAGTCGTCGAGATTACCGCCACTGACGGCATGACCACGCATTACGGGCAAATTACTCATCTACAAGGGCGGCGGTTATTTCCCGCGCCAGGCATCGCGCTATATGGCGAATATTTGCCACAATCGGTATGCGCTGGGCAACGATGGTCGATGAAACTCAAAGTGCGTGCTGTTCATGGTCAACTTAATGATGGCGGCTTTGACAGCCAGCGTTATGCCATTGCCCAGCATCAGCCACTTACCGGACGTTTTCTGCAAGCAAGCGTCATTGAACCAGGTTGTAGCCTACGTGCGCAATATCTGGCATCCCTGCAAACGACGCTGCAGCCGTATTCATGGCAGACGGTGATGCTCGGCTTAGGAATGGGTGAACGGTTATCGGTATCTAAAGAAATTAAAAATATAATGCGCGATACCGGTACGGCACATTTAATGGCGATATCGGGTTTACACATCGCTTTTGCAGCATTACTGGCTGCGGGGCTAATTCGTGGCGGGCAAATTTTCCTCCCCGGGCGTTGGATTTACTGGCAGATGCCATTAATCGGTGGAGTTTGCTGCGCTGCTTTTTATGCCTGGCTTACCGGTATGCAGCCGCCTGCATTGCGTACCGTGGTGGCGCTTGCGACCTGGGGAGCGCTCAAATTGAGCGGCCGGCAATGGAGTGGTTGGGATGTGTGGATATGCTGCCTGGCAGCAATTCTGCTGATGGATCCTGTCGCTATCCTCTCGCAAAGTTTGTGGCTCTCTGCCGCAGCGGTGGCAGCGCTGATATTTTGGTATCAGTGGTTTCCCTGCCCAGTCTGGCCATTGCCGCCTGTATTGCAATCTATTGTTTCACTTATCCATCTGCAACTTGGTATAACACTCCTGCTCATGCCGGTGCAAATAGTCATATTTCATGGCGTTAGTCTGACTTCATTTATAGCAAATTTGTTCGCTATTCCCTTAGTGACATTTATTTCGGTTCCGTTGATCCTCGCCGCGATGGTTGTGCATTTAAGCGGGCCATTAATCCTGGAACAAGGTATATGGTTTCTTGCCGATCGGTCCTTAGCTTTACTTTTTTGGGGGTTAAAGATTTTGCCTGAAGGGTGGATAAGCATTGCTGAACGTTGGCAATGGCTATCATTTTCGCCCTGGTTATTACTGGTGATATGGCGACTAAACGCATGGCAAACGTTGCCTGCGGTGTGTATGGCTGGAGGAATTATAATGTGTTGGCCACTGTGGCAAAAACCACGGTCTGATGAGTGGCAAGTTTATATGCTTGATGTCGGGCAAGGGTTGGCAATGGTGATCGCTCGAAATGGTAAAGCGGTTCTCTATGATACAGGGCTCGCCTGGCCGGAGGGGGACAGTGGGCAACAACTGATTATTCCCTGGCTCCGCTGGCATGACCTTGAACCGGTAGGGGTTATTCTTAGTCATGAACATCTTGATCATCGGGGTGGACTGGACTCGATATTACATGCCTGGCCGACGTTATGGGTCAGAAGCCCCTTAAACTGGGTGCATCATCAGCCCTGCGTGCGTGGCGAAGCGTGGCAGTGGCAAGGATTGCAGTTTAGTGTGCACTGGCCTTTGCAAGGGAGTAACGAAAAGGGAAATAACCATTCCTGTGTGATTAAGGTTGATGATGGAACACATAGCATTCTTTTGACTGGCGATATTGAAGCCCCCGCTGAACAAAAAATGCTAAGTCATTACTGGCAACAGGTTCAGGCAACTTTGATTCAGGTACCCCATCACGGTAGCAATACCTCGTCATCAGTGCCATTGATTCAGCGGGTAAATGGAAAAATGGCACTGGCATCGGCATCACGCTATAACGCATGGCGATTGCCCTCCAGTAAAGTTAAACTTCGCTATCAACTACAAGGATATCAATGGGTTGATACCCCACATCAGGGGCAAATAACGGTCTATTTTTCAGCGCAAGGTTGGCGGGTAAGCAGCCTAAGGGAGCAAATTTTACCTCGTTGGTATCATCAGTGGTTTGGCGTGCCAGTGGATAACGGGTAG
- the ycaR gene encoding protein YcaR — MDHRLLEIIACPVCNGKLWYNQEKQELICKLDNLAFPLRDGIPVLLETEARVLTADESQS; from the coding sequence ATGGATCATCGTCTGCTTGAAATCATTGCCTGCCCGGTTTGCAATGGCAAACTTTGGTATAACCAGGAAAAACAAGAGCTTATTTGCAAACTAGACAACCTGGCTTTTCCGCTGCGCGATGGCATTCCAGTGCTGCTGGAAACGGAAGCCCGCGTGCTGACTGCTGATGAGAGTCAATCATGA
- the kdsB gene encoding 3-deoxy-manno-octulosonate cytidylyltransferase: protein MSFVVIIPARYASTRLPGKPLVDINGKPMIVHVLERARESGAERIIVATDHEDVARAVEAAGGEVCMTRADHQSGTERLAEVVEKCAFSDDTVIVNVQGDEPMIPATIIRQVADNLAQRQVGMATLAVPIHSAEEAFNPNAVKVVLDAEGYALYFSRATIPWDRDRFAKGLETVGDNFLRHLGIYGYRAGFIRRYVNWQPSPLEHIEMLEQLRVLWYGEKIHVAVAQEVPGTGVDTPEDLERVRAEMA, encoded by the coding sequence ATGAGTTTTGTGGTCATTATTCCCGCGCGCTACGCTTCCACGCGTCTGCCAGGTAAGCCGCTGGTCGATATTAACGGCAAACCCATGATTGTTCATGTACTCGAACGCGCGCGCGAATCAGGTGCCGAGCGCATCATCGTCGCAACCGATCATGAGGATGTCGCCCGCGCTGTTGAAGCTGCTGGCGGTGAAGTATGCATGACGCGTGCAGATCACCAGTCAGGTACAGAACGCCTGGCGGAAGTTGTCGAAAAATGCGCGTTCAGCGACGACACGGTGATTGTGAATGTGCAGGGTGATGAACCGATGATCCCCGCGACAATCATTCGTCAGGTTGCCGATAACCTTGCCCAGCGTCAGGTTGGAATGGCGACCTTGGCTGTGCCTATCCACAGTGCGGAAGAAGCCTTTAATCCGAATGCGGTTAAAGTTGTTCTCGACGCCGAAGGTTATGCGCTCTACTTCTCGCGCGCCACCATTCCGTGGGATCGTGACCGTTTTGCGAAAGGTCTGGAAACCGTAGGAGATAACTTCCTGCGCCATCTCGGCATTTATGGCTATCGTGCAGGTTTTATCCGCCGCTATGTTAACTGGCAGCCAAGCCCGTTAGAACATATCGAAATGCTAGAGCAGCTTCGTGTGCTGTGGTATGGAGAAAAAATCCATGTTGCTGTCGCCCAGGAGGTTCCTGGCACCGGTGTAGATACTCCCGAAGATCTTGAGCGTGTTCGCGCTGAAATGGCTTAA
- the elyC gene encoding envelope biogenesis factor ElyC, with protein sequence MLFTLKKVIGNMLLPLPLMLLIIGAGLALLWFSRFQKTGKIFISIGWLALLLLSLQPVADRLLRPIESTYPTWNNSQKVDYIVVLGGGYTWNPQWAPSSNLINNSLPRLNEGIRLWRENPGSKLIFTGGVAKTNTVSTAEVGARVAQSLGVPREQIITLDLPKDTEEEAAAVKQAIGDAPFLLVTSASHLPRAMIFFQQEGLNPLPAPANQLAIDSPLNPWERAIPSPVWLMHSDRVGYETLGRIWQWLKGSSGEPRQE encoded by the coding sequence ATGCTTTTTACACTGAAAAAAGTGATTGGCAATATGTTGCTGCCACTTCCGCTAATGTTGTTGATTATTGGCGCTGGCCTGGCGCTGTTGTGGTTTAGCCGTTTTCAAAAAACCGGGAAGATTTTTATTAGCATTGGGTGGCTGGCGCTCTTGTTATTGAGTTTGCAACCGGTAGCCGACCGCCTGCTGCGTCCCATCGAAAGCACCTATCCGACATGGAATAATTCGCAAAAAGTGGACTATATCGTGGTGCTCGGAGGTGGTTATACCTGGAACCCGCAGTGGGCACCGAGCTCTAATTTAATCAATAACAGTCTGCCGCGCCTGAATGAAGGTATTCGCTTATGGCGCGAAAATCCGGGATCAAAGCTGATCTTCACGGGAGGCGTAGCAAAAACCAATACGGTGAGTACAGCGGAAGTAGGTGCCAGAGTGGCGCAATCGCTGGGTGTCCCACGCGAGCAAATTATCACACTGGATTTACCAAAAGATACCGAAGAAGAAGCTGCCGCAGTGAAACAGGCGATTGGCGATGCCCCTTTCCTGCTGGTGACATCTGCGTCCCATTTGCCGCGCGCGATGATCTTTTTTCAGCAGGAAGGGCTAAATCCGCTGCCAGCCCCGGCTAACCAGTTGGCAATCGACTCGCCGCTTAATCCGTGGGAACGGGCAATCCCGTCTCCGGTCTGGTTGATGCATAGCGACCGCGTTGGCTATGAAACGCTTGGCCGCATCTGGCAGTGGCTGAAAGGTTCGTCAGGCGAGCCACGGCAAGAGTGA
- the cmoM gene encoding tRNA uridine 5-oxyacetic acid(34) methyltransferase CmoM: MQDRNFDDIAEKFSRNIYGTTKGQLRQAILWQDLDRVLAEMGPQKLRVLDAGGGEGQTSIKMAERGHQVILCDLSAQMIDRAKQAAEAKGVSDNMQFIHCAAQDVASHLETPVDLILFHAVLEWVADPRSVLQTLWSVLRPGGVLSLMFYNAHGLLMHNMVAGNFDYVQAGMPKKKKRTLSPDYPRDPAQVYLWLEEAGWQIMGKTGVRVFHDYLREKHQQRDSYEALLELETRYCRQEPYITLGRYIHVTARKPQSKDKV, translated from the coding sequence ATGCAGGATCGCAATTTTGATGATATTGCGGAAAAGTTTTCCCGTAACATTTACGGCACCACCAAAGGGCAGCTTCGACAGGCTATTCTGTGGCAGGATCTCGATCGCGTGCTGGCGGAAATGGGCCCGCAAAAACTGCGTGTGCTGGATGCTGGCGGTGGAGAAGGGCAGACCTCAATCAAAATGGCCGAGCGCGGGCATCAGGTCATTTTATGCGATCTCTCTGCGCAGATGATCGACCGCGCAAAACAGGCGGCAGAAGCAAAAGGTGTGAGCGACAACATGCAATTTATACATTGCGCCGCTCAGGATGTTGCTTCACATTTGGAAACGCCCGTTGATCTGATATTGTTCCATGCGGTGCTGGAGTGGGTGGCCGATCCCCGCAGCGTATTGCAGACCCTGTGGTCCGTGTTGCGTCCAGGCGGCGTGTTGTCATTAATGTTCTACAATGCGCACGGCTTGCTGATGCATAACATGGTCGCCGGGAATTTTGATTACGTGCAGGCGGGAATGCCGAAAAAGAAAAAACGGACGCTTTCGCCAGATTATCCACGCGACCCGGCGCAGGTTTATCTGTGGCTGGAAGAAGCTGGTTGGCAAATTATGGGTAAGACAGGCGTTCGCGTGTTTCATGATTATCTGCGTGAAAAGCACCAACAGCGCGACAGCTATGAAGCATTACTTGAATTAGAAACGCGTTATTGCCGTCAGGAACCGTATATTACCCTGGGGCGTTATATTCATGTCACCGCGCGCAAACCGCAGAGCAAGGATAAAGTATGA